In one window of Haloprofundus halophilus DNA:
- a CDS encoding lipoate--protein ligase family protein yields MRVVRGRASDPETDRDVTAALLEDAAETGVPALRVWSPHRQLAFGRRDARAERYDAAREAAEARGYPPVERSVGGRAVAYTGTTLAFAHARPVEDMRRGLDQRYDDAVTTVIRALRTVGVDAERGEPPESFCPGAHSVQSAGKIAGVAQRVRRGAALVSGCVLVADHEEIAGVLEPVYAALAVPFDPGSVGSVARAGGDGDAEAVARALEDAFVDDRDATVERVEAETG; encoded by the coding sequence ATGCGAGTCGTACGCGGCAGGGCGAGCGACCCGGAGACCGACCGCGACGTGACGGCGGCGCTGCTCGAAGACGCCGCCGAGACCGGCGTCCCGGCGCTCCGCGTCTGGTCGCCGCACCGGCAACTCGCGTTCGGACGGCGCGACGCGCGCGCCGAGCGCTACGACGCCGCCCGCGAGGCGGCCGAAGCGCGCGGGTACCCCCCCGTCGAGCGGAGCGTCGGCGGTCGTGCCGTCGCCTACACCGGAACGACGCTCGCGTTCGCGCACGCCCGACCGGTCGAGGACATGCGGCGCGGACTGGACCAGCGGTACGACGACGCGGTGACGACGGTGATTCGCGCACTCCGGACGGTGGGGGTCGACGCCGAACGGGGCGAACCACCCGAATCGTTCTGTCCGGGCGCTCACTCGGTGCAGTCGGCGGGCAAAATCGCGGGCGTCGCCCAGCGCGTCCGCAGGGGCGCGGCGCTCGTCTCCGGGTGCGTGCTCGTCGCCGACCACGAGGAGATCGCCGGCGTCCTGGAACCGGTGTACGCGGCGCTGGCGGTTCCGTTCGACCCCGGTTCGGTCGGCAGTGTCGCCCGCGCCGGCGGTGATGGAGACGCCGAAGCGGTCGCTCGGGCGCTGGAGGACGCGTTCGTCGACGACCGGGACGCGACGGTCGAGCGCGTCGAAGCGGAGACCGGGTGA